The following coding sequences lie in one Pseudomonadota bacterium genomic window:
- a CDS encoding PilW family protein encodes MRAQRRRRSGESGVTIVELMVSIVLAAILAGGLFALFSGQQRTYSRQMEGIGIQQSLGGALEHLERQVRLAGFGLAGPCPGGVLRAGTGTGAATQAALVLYNACNLFGQSPTACCSSANLAACSSSMSTGAPDALSIAYAADVTNPNLFGGIRLTRALGPNDELAYVGATGGMVTNGQFLLWEPGTTTPCVLRQLTANPTAVGAEFLLAHNSAAPINGGSGTNQAFPTGTLLFPVAPNSRPRHFAIDTTTNPPQLVTWSTLAANPSSDRANLEVLAEGVESLQVAYACDVGDNAGTGAGDGQLAEGSTLAERRVDEWAFNAPGETYVPNCSVRPIRAVRLTLIGRGASGDPRDKVGRRPGTEDQPEGTAAADHALSKGGSFQREVLSVQVRPRNIL; translated from the coding sequence GTGAGGGCGCAGCGCCGGCGACGCAGCGGCGAGAGCGGCGTCACGATCGTCGAGCTGATGGTCTCGATCGTCCTGGCCGCGATCCTGGCGGGCGGCTTGTTCGCGCTCTTTTCGGGGCAGCAGCGCACCTACAGCCGACAGATGGAGGGGATCGGCATCCAGCAGAGCCTCGGCGGCGCCCTCGAGCATCTGGAGCGACAGGTTCGCTTGGCCGGCTTCGGCCTCGCCGGCCCCTGTCCCGGCGGGGTGCTGCGGGCCGGCACGGGCACCGGCGCTGCGACGCAGGCCGCGCTGGTCCTCTACAATGCCTGCAATCTCTTCGGGCAGAGCCCGACCGCCTGCTGCTCGAGCGCGAACCTGGCGGCCTGCAGCTCGAGCATGAGCACCGGCGCTCCGGACGCGCTCTCGATCGCCTACGCCGCCGACGTCACCAACCCGAACCTCTTCGGCGGCATCCGCCTGACGCGGGCGCTCGGCCCGAACGATGAGCTGGCCTATGTCGGGGCGACCGGCGGGATGGTGACGAACGGTCAGTTTCTGCTCTGGGAGCCGGGTACGACGACGCCCTGCGTCCTGCGCCAGCTCACCGCCAATCCGACGGCCGTCGGGGCCGAGTTCCTGCTCGCGCACAATAGCGCGGCGCCCATCAACGGCGGCAGCGGCACGAATCAGGCGTTCCCAACCGGCACTTTGCTGTTTCCCGTCGCCCCCAACTCGAGACCGCGTCATTTCGCGATCGACACCACGACCAATCCGCCGCAGCTCGTCACCTGGTCGACGCTGGCCGCCAACCCCAGCAGCGACCGCGCCAACCTCGAGGTGCTCGCGGAGGGCGTCGAGAGCCTGCAGGTGGCCTATGCCTGCGACGTGGGCGACAACGCGGGGACCGGGGCTGGGGATGGGCAGCTCGCCGAGGGGTCGACGCTGGCCGAGCGCCGGGTCGACGAATGGGCCTTCAACGCGCCCGGCGAGACCTATGTACCCAACTGCAGCGTGCGGCCGATCCGCGCCGTGCGCCTGACCCTGATCGGCCGCGGGGCCAGCGGTGATCCGCGCGACAAGGTCGGCCGCCGGCCTGGTACCGAGGACCAGCCCGAGGGAACGGCCGCCGCCGACCACGCCCTGAGCAAGGGCGGCAGCTTTCAACGCGAGGTCCTCAGCGTGCAGGTCCGCCCGCGTAACATACTCTAG
- a CDS encoding Spy/CpxP family protein refolding chaperone: MKRLLTSKVLLTASALLLLGGVAAAKRSRGGPGAAPHGRPGHPCMGLLMHAPPPVLKAKLGLDEAQIKKLEGLRAALMGKGVELRAQVQKQQLALRALLAQDLPQEAAVLDALRKVRGLRGQLHEERIKTMIKVLGLLSPPQRAKLRAACPGDGKGEGKGKGKGGCPFCGEAEGEAGDGPGCGAACGGCPQCAGGKCAGGAAGLPKGMGSGGSAAAAPGKGVNPPPHCCGSAGTMPL, from the coding sequence ATGAAACGTCTGCTCACGAGCAAGGTTCTTCTCACCGCCAGCGCGCTGCTGCTGCTCGGCGGTGTCGCTGCCGCCAAGAGGAGTAGGGGTGGTCCGGGCGCGGCGCCTCACGGTCGGCCGGGGCATCCCTGCATGGGGCTGCTGATGCACGCGCCGCCCCCCGTGCTCAAGGCCAAGCTCGGCCTCGACGAGGCGCAGATCAAGAAGCTGGAGGGGCTGCGGGCCGCGCTGATGGGCAAGGGCGTCGAGCTGCGGGCCCAGGTGCAGAAGCAGCAGCTCGCGCTGCGGGCGCTGCTGGCGCAGGACCTGCCGCAGGAGGCTGCCGTGCTCGACGCGCTGCGCAAGGTGCGGGGCCTCCGCGGCCAGCTTCATGAGGAGCGGATCAAGACGATGATCAAGGTCCTCGGCCTGCTTTCCCCGCCGCAGCGCGCGAAGCTGCGGGCCGCGTGTCCCGGCGACGGCAAGGGCGAGGGCAAGGGCAAGGGCAAGGGCGGCTGCCCCTTCTGCGGCGAAGCGGAGGGTGAAGCAGGCGACGGCCCGGGCTGTGGCGCCGCCTGCGGCGGCTGCCCGCAGTGCGCCGGTGGCAAATGCGCGGGTGGGGCGGCCGGCCTGCCCAAGGGCATGGGCTCGGGCGGCTCCGCCGCGGCGGCCCCTGGAAAGGGCGTCAACCCGCCCCCGCATTGCTGTGGCAGCGCCGGCACGATGCCGCTCTAG
- a CDS encoding peptidylprolyl isomerase: MKQSFAGGACRPRLSGLLRRARLSRASALLALVLTLVTAVPARARVIERIVAVVNDEIVLLSELQSRIGPFLAQIASVPDAEQRKVRAAQLRSQVLEQMVDDKLIAQQARTHKLTVEEADLERAVDEVMRRNNLTREQLTQALAQEGQTLASYKQQMLRPQLLRLKVLNVQVRSRVAVSDDELRALYQHNLRALDVETKVQARQIFLAVPPAALPQQVASRRALAERLAQQLKQGADFAQLAQQYSDDPETRAKGGELGTLSRGMLPVTIEDAVFSAKGGELRGPLATPRGFYLIQVTHREDSAARPFEEVREQLRDQLYAQKMEQATKSWLREVRKKAFIDLKR; the protein is encoded by the coding sequence ATGAAGCAGTCCTTCGCCGGAGGCGCTTGCCGGCCGCGTCTTAGCGGCCTTCTGCGCCGGGCTCGTCTGTCGCGCGCGTCGGCGCTGCTGGCCCTGGTCCTGACGCTGGTCACCGCCGTCCCCGCGCGCGCGCGCGTGATCGAGCGCATCGTCGCCGTGGTCAACGACGAGATCGTGCTGCTCAGCGAGCTGCAGTCACGCATCGGGCCCTTCCTTGCTCAGATCGCCTCGGTGCCGGACGCCGAGCAGCGCAAAGTGCGCGCGGCGCAGCTCCGCAGCCAGGTGCTCGAGCAGATGGTCGACGACAAGCTGATCGCGCAGCAGGCGCGGACGCATAAGCTGACCGTCGAGGAGGCCGACCTCGAGCGCGCGGTAGACGAGGTGATGCGGCGCAACAACCTGACGCGTGAGCAGCTCACCCAGGCGCTGGCGCAGGAAGGCCAGACGCTCGCCTCCTACAAGCAGCAGATGTTGCGGCCGCAGCTCCTGCGGCTCAAGGTGCTCAACGTCCAGGTCCGCTCCCGCGTCGCCGTCAGCGACGACGAGCTGCGCGCGCTCTATCAGCACAACCTGCGCGCGCTCGACGTCGAGACCAAGGTGCAGGCCCGGCAGATCTTCCTCGCGGTGCCGCCGGCGGCGCTGCCCCAGCAGGTCGCCAGCAGGCGGGCGCTGGCCGAGCGCCTGGCTCAGCAGCTCAAGCAGGGGGCGGACTTCGCCCAGCTCGCGCAGCAGTACTCCGACGACCCCGAGACGCGCGCCAAGGGTGGCGAGCTGGGGACGCTGAGCCGCGGCATGCTGCCCGTGACCATCGAGGACGCGGTCTTCAGCGCCAAGGGTGGCGAGCTGCGCGGGCCGCTGGCGACGCCGCGGGGCTTCTACCTGATCCAGGTTACCCACCGTGAGGACTCGGCGGCGCGGCCCTTCGAGGAGGTGCGCGAGCAGCTCCGCGACCAGCTCTACGCGCAAAAGATGGAGCAGGCGACCAAGAGCTGGCTGCGCGAGGTGCGCAAGAAGGCCTTCATCGACCTCAAGCGCTGA
- a CDS encoding prepilin-type N-terminal cleavage/methylation domain-containing protein — translation MSRVRPGRERQAGFTIMEVLMTMLVLTISLVGLTALQLQNIRQVTDTRRAGEALRLVKAVIEGYTLIDYARIPPPNAPNWMTQPKRGHENIAMPSSDDLMIGVGVDGNGVGPFRVQYLVEPFQGGMMITVQASWRSADAHGGQTSSIERFRTQRVTLSTVRFP, via the coding sequence ATGTCGCGCGTCAGGCCCGGCCGAGAGCGGCAGGCGGGCTTCACGATCATGGAAGTGCTGATGACGATGTTGGTGCTGACCATCTCGCTGGTCGGCCTGACGGCGCTCCAGCTGCAGAACATTCGCCAGGTCACCGACACGCGCCGCGCCGGCGAGGCCTTGCGCCTGGTGAAGGCGGTGATCGAGGGCTACACATTGATCGACTACGCTCGGATTCCGCCGCCGAACGCGCCGAACTGGATGACCCAGCCCAAGCGCGGCCACGAAAACATCGCCATGCCGAGCAGCGATGATCTGATGATCGGCGTCGGCGTCGACGGCAACGGCGTCGGCCCCTTCCGGGTCCAGTACCTGGTCGAGCCCTTTCAGGGAGGCATGATGATCACGGTGCAGGCGAGCTGGCGCAGCGCCGACGCGCACGGCGGCCAGACGAGCTCGATTGAGCGCTTCCGCACCCAGCGGGTCACGCTCTCGACGGTGAGGTTTCCGTGA
- a CDS encoding MBOAT family protein has translation MSFATLEYALLLTAVFLLYWAFGRRSGARLALLFVASYVFYGWWRWSFLLLIAGSTLMDWALGALLARPRPQAERRRWLGVSVVGNLGLLGLFKYFDFLSGSVTALLRQLGWRRAPALRLNLTLPPGVSFYTFQSMSYTIDIYRGELQPTANPLLFAVFVAFFPQLVAGPIVRARYFLPQLEGDPALELQTATQGLLLLAIGLIKKLVIADLLALNLVDRAFESPGLYTSAELLLAVYGYALQIYCDFSAYSDLAIGSALLLGLQLPQNFDQPYRACDLRDFWRRWHISLSTWLRDYLYVPLGGSRGTPLKTYRNLLLTMTLGGLWHGAAWTFVLWGALHGLGLALSRAWQRWRGARPIGPLRRLLGTLATFHFVCLGWVLFRAGDLGQAWAMLRGLARATGGTANVTPLLWGCLLAGLTTQLLPVRWLGPLAGRLSALPAYAQAALLAAVILGCRALGTTAVAPFIYFQF, from the coding sequence ATGAGCTTCGCCACGCTCGAATACGCGCTGCTGCTGACCGCGGTGTTCTTGCTCTATTGGGCCTTCGGTCGCCGATCGGGCGCGCGTCTCGCGCTGCTCTTCGTCGCCAGCTACGTCTTCTATGGCTGGTGGCGCTGGTCCTTCTTGCTCTTGATCGCCGGCTCGACGCTGATGGACTGGGCCCTCGGCGCGCTGCTGGCGCGCCCGCGCCCCCAGGCCGAGCGGCGCCGTTGGTTAGGCGTCAGCGTCGTCGGCAACCTCGGCCTGCTCGGGCTCTTCAAGTACTTCGATTTCCTCAGCGGCAGCGTCACGGCGCTCCTGCGCCAGCTCGGTTGGCGGCGCGCGCCGGCGCTGCGCCTGAACCTGACCTTGCCCCCCGGGGTCTCCTTCTACACCTTCCAGTCGATGAGCTACACGATCGACATCTACCGCGGCGAGCTGCAGCCGACGGCCAATCCGCTGCTCTTCGCCGTCTTCGTCGCCTTCTTTCCCCAGCTCGTCGCCGGCCCGATCGTGCGCGCGCGCTACTTTCTTCCGCAGCTCGAGGGCGATCCAGCGCTCGAGCTGCAGACCGCGACCCAAGGCCTGCTCCTGCTCGCGATCGGCTTGATCAAGAAGCTCGTGATCGCCGACCTCTTGGCCCTCAACCTCGTCGATCGGGCCTTCGAGAGCCCGGGCCTCTACACCTCGGCAGAGCTGCTGCTGGCCGTCTACGGCTATGCGCTTCAGATCTACTGCGACTTCTCCGCCTACAGCGACCTCGCGATCGGCTCCGCCCTGCTGCTCGGATTGCAGCTACCGCAGAACTTCGACCAGCCCTATCGGGCCTGCGATCTGCGCGACTTCTGGCGCCGCTGGCACATCTCCCTTTCGACCTGGCTGCGCGACTACCTCTATGTCCCCCTGGGCGGCTCGCGTGGAACGCCGCTGAAGACCTACCGGAACCTGCTGCTGACGATGACCCTCGGTGGCCTCTGGCATGGCGCGGCCTGGACCTTTGTGCTCTGGGGTGCGCTCCACGGGCTGGGCCTGGCCCTCAGCCGGGCCTGGCAGCGCTGGCGCGGCGCCCGCCCAATCGGCCCCCTGCGGCGCCTGCTGGGCACGCTGGCGACCTTTCACTTCGTTTGCCTGGGCTGGGTGCTCTTTCGCGCGGGCGATCTCGGGCAGGCCTGGGCCATGCTGCGCGGCCTGGCGCGCGCCACGGGCGGCACCGCTAACGTCACGCCGCTGCTCTGGGGCTGCCTGCTCGCCGGCCTGACCACGCAGCTGCTGCCGGTGCGCTGGCTCGGGCCGCTCGCGGGGCGACTGAGCGCGCTGCCGGCCTATGCCCAGGCCGCGCTGCTCGCCGCCGTGATCCTCGGCTGCCGCGCGCTCGGCACCACGGCGGTGGCGCCCTTCATCTACTTTCAGTTCTGA
- a CDS encoding VWA domain-containing protein, whose protein sequence is MAKRSNAQGVRRVPRVLLLLLLLAPLSLHAETTPLQVITSGMRKPEIVLVLDTSGSMHWHPTGSWKNLGTDCNQDLFNITDLTQDGVCTGNETAANSSADCNITSNSSASAGSAPSCDKDNSPPSSGASRMYSVKRVLRGLLPGLRSAADFGLVTFTNTGYYQYYRGDDSCNCNQCLLPGTHTAQCTSDNCGSALCTSTDYGPYWTSGRCKCTKVSGGTRNAVSNSCNALGDPTCGIPTVCTGGTNNCTCPAATRTCQKVGSPPCCSCPAGQTLSCTNDANCATCTCKRTTYVYADCCDCSAAGAGYSLSNKCFRANADRDDCRCKKQKGWHFLSGFKWKNATCNCPPPAAAPTCDSSCNSNPSPLPATCTPAPTKSVTTLFTETELKALNLWVNEAPKPSCDPGSEDCGWRDRAAATPSWTGTRLTLLSLVPTSSSISATNKLKDSLYRCTSDGTKEARWQWSAVGRAHTTNAYGCSSWEYLGSYYTYEQTVLASPSYYCSSPNCQTTPAYRGPQWTDSTGTNWVYRRFSAGNASTGSGDSQEINYAATAQVEVPLDPSTEQSFQDATVYQIMRRLNNAKDGGIYPLGGTPTSAGIKAAGDHFLARQRGTSPFAPDQIDYAAPCRRRFAIVVTDGQSNSSSGISDDPEVVARKLYQGGRASSNFSGWNELGVYSGYPDNPIKTLAVGIPGLDSYTELNEIADQGADGLNNNVPASAYAPTSEVELERDIRAAITEAVSGDYVTTSLGVANTTTSVGTMAIIASTKFPEWEGQLRAFDLTASGGPAMAWDAGSQLYSANADVGFASRRIYTGYPTINSGAPVAILNADGTANLTAVLAAVAATGKTLPGTPAQQENMLRWVAGKGRNWRLSPIFNSVPATIGAEVPSYSGLTVSAREPLIYVTSHDGLLHAFRGRDGAEVFAYLPPNLLPRVYDLWAASNAPQRQDEDPEKFRWILGSSPRVQDVPSCTGGTCTWQTNLVLTMGASDNAFVVLDVTNPVVCTSAACSPSGSFFRVVGHSHVSGSGLEDKLGETWSVPAMFFGMTAGTKVAHMSMGSGYPPLLPAPANQGNYYFHFAPLRPTSGAAYTSYDPPTLHSAGAPLVDYAVIADTAGLVDSQHIGVATYQADLLGRVTKYPLGAATGRSDVIAAGAEHPFYYSPAVYEDGAGTYLVAVSGSAAEQVEQAGVEGKVYVLKNDAAFLSFALADICTQFGAAAPNCPSTRARPVAAPLMVKNDPGNAPARMEMFFAVYDPPPDNEPCASGVSYVFRFHIDTGVNPPNRLLSVHKYDGRAAGLTIVGGGIDVALGISGSGAQRATVVSLGGRPLGTGSVPGPAEVMVGSWREVP, encoded by the coding sequence ATGGCGAAGCGTTCCAATGCTCAGGGCGTGCGTCGTGTGCCGCGCGTTTTGCTGCTGCTGCTGCTGCTGGCACCGCTGAGCCTTCATGCCGAGACGACCCCGCTCCAGGTCATCACCAGCGGGATGCGCAAACCGGAGATCGTCCTGGTGCTCGACACCTCGGGGTCGATGCATTGGCATCCGACGGGCTCCTGGAAGAACCTCGGCACCGACTGCAATCAGGACCTCTTCAACATCACCGACCTGACGCAGGATGGCGTGTGCACGGGCAACGAGACCGCGGCGAACTCGAGCGCGGACTGCAATATTACGAGCAACAGCTCGGCGAGCGCCGGTTCGGCGCCCTCCTGCGACAAGGACAACAGCCCGCCCTCCAGCGGCGCCAGCCGAATGTATAGCGTCAAGCGCGTGCTGCGCGGCCTGCTGCCGGGGCTGCGCTCCGCCGCCGATTTTGGCCTCGTGACCTTCACCAACACGGGCTACTACCAGTACTACAGGGGCGATGACTCCTGTAACTGCAACCAGTGCTTGCTGCCGGGCACGCATACCGCACAGTGCACCTCGGACAACTGCGGCTCGGCGCTCTGCACCAGCACCGACTACGGTCCCTACTGGACGAGCGGGCGCTGCAAGTGCACTAAGGTGAGCGGTGGTACGCGCAACGCCGTCAGCAATAGCTGCAACGCGCTCGGCGATCCCACCTGCGGAATACCGACTGTCTGCACGGGTGGCACGAATAACTGCACCTGCCCCGCGGCCACCCGCACCTGCCAGAAGGTCGGCTCGCCCCCTTGCTGTAGCTGCCCCGCGGGCCAGACCCTGAGCTGCACCAACGACGCGAACTGCGCCACCTGCACCTGCAAACGCACCACCTACGTCTACGCCGACTGCTGCGACTGCTCGGCGGCCGGCGCCGGCTACTCGCTGAGCAATAAGTGTTTCCGGGCCAACGCCGACCGGGACGACTGCCGCTGCAAGAAGCAGAAGGGCTGGCATTTCCTCTCGGGCTTCAAGTGGAAGAACGCCACCTGCAACTGCCCGCCGCCGGCAGCCGCGCCCACCTGCGACTCGAGCTGCAACAGCAATCCTTCGCCGCTGCCGGCGACCTGCACGCCGGCGCCAACCAAGTCGGTGACGACCCTCTTCACCGAGACCGAGCTGAAGGCGCTGAACCTCTGGGTCAACGAGGCGCCCAAGCCGAGCTGCGACCCGGGGAGCGAGGACTGCGGCTGGCGGGATCGCGCAGCCGCCACGCCGAGCTGGACCGGCACCCGCCTGACGCTGCTCTCGCTGGTACCCACCAGCAGCAGCATCTCGGCGACGAATAAGCTGAAGGACAGCCTCTATCGCTGCACCAGCGACGGCACCAAGGAGGCGCGCTGGCAGTGGTCGGCCGTCGGCCGCGCCCACACCACCAACGCCTATGGCTGCTCGTCGTGGGAGTATCTCGGCAGCTACTATACCTACGAGCAGACCGTGCTCGCCAGCCCCAGCTACTACTGCAGCTCACCCAACTGCCAGACGACCCCGGCCTATCGCGGGCCGCAGTGGACCGACAGCACGGGCACCAACTGGGTCTACCGCCGCTTCTCGGCCGGTAACGCCAGTACAGGTTCCGGTGACTCGCAGGAGATCAACTACGCGGCAACCGCGCAGGTAGAGGTGCCGCTGGATCCCAGCACCGAGCAGTCATTCCAGGACGCCACCGTGTATCAGATCATGCGCCGGCTCAATAACGCCAAGGACGGGGGCATCTACCCGCTGGGCGGCACCCCGACCTCGGCTGGGATCAAGGCCGCCGGCGACCACTTCCTGGCGCGCCAGCGCGGCACCTCACCCTTTGCGCCCGACCAGATCGACTACGCGGCGCCCTGCCGCCGACGCTTCGCGATCGTCGTCACGGACGGCCAGTCCAATAGCTCGAGCGGCATCTCGGACGACCCCGAGGTGGTGGCGCGCAAGCTCTATCAGGGCGGCCGCGCGAGCTCGAACTTCAGCGGCTGGAACGAGCTGGGCGTCTACTCCGGCTATCCGGACAACCCGATCAAGACGCTCGCCGTCGGCATCCCCGGGCTCGATAGCTACACCGAGCTGAACGAGATCGCCGATCAGGGCGCCGATGGACTCAACAACAACGTGCCGGCCTCGGCCTACGCGCCGACCAGCGAGGTCGAGCTCGAGCGCGATATTCGCGCGGCGATCACGGAGGCCGTCAGCGGCGACTACGTCACGACCAGCCTCGGGGTGGCCAACACCACGACCTCGGTCGGCACGATGGCGATCATCGCCTCGACGAAGTTCCCCGAGTGGGAGGGGCAGCTCCGCGCCTTCGATCTGACGGCCTCCGGCGGGCCGGCGATGGCCTGGGACGCGGGCAGCCAGCTCTATAGCGCCAACGCCGACGTCGGCTTCGCCTCGCGTCGCATCTACACCGGCTATCCGACGATCAACAGCGGCGCGCCCGTCGCCATCCTCAACGCCGACGGCACGGCCAACCTCACGGCCGTGTTGGCGGCGGTGGCGGCTACCGGCAAGACGCTGCCGGGCACGCCGGCGCAGCAGGAGAACATGCTGCGCTGGGTGGCGGGCAAGGGGCGCAACTGGCGCCTCTCACCGATCTTCAACTCGGTGCCCGCGACCATCGGCGCCGAGGTGCCGAGCTACTCCGGGCTGACCGTGAGCGCCCGCGAGCCGCTGATCTACGTCACCTCGCACGACGGCCTCTTGCACGCCTTCCGCGGTCGCGACGGCGCCGAGGTCTTCGCCTACCTGCCGCCCAACCTGCTGCCGCGCGTCTATGACCTCTGGGCGGCGAGCAACGCGCCGCAGCGCCAGGACGAGGACCCGGAGAAGTTCCGCTGGATCCTCGGCAGCAGCCCGCGCGTCCAGGATGTGCCGAGCTGCACGGGCGGGACCTGCACCTGGCAGACCAACCTCGTGCTGACGATGGGCGCCTCGGATAACGCCTTCGTCGTGCTCGACGTGACCAACCCGGTGGTCTGCACCTCCGCCGCCTGCTCGCCCAGCGGCTCGTTCTTCCGCGTCGTCGGCCACTCGCACGTCAGCGGCAGCGGCTTGGAGGATAAGCTCGGGGAAACCTGGTCCGTGCCGGCGATGTTCTTCGGCATGACGGCCGGCACCAAGGTCGCCCACATGAGCATGGGCAGCGGCTATCCCCCGCTGCTCCCGGCGCCGGCCAACCAGGGCAACTACTACTTCCACTTCGCCCCGCTGCGGCCGACCTCGGGCGCAGCCTACACCAGCTACGATCCGCCGACGCTCCATTCGGCCGGCGCGCCGCTCGTCGACTACGCCGTGATCGCCGACACCGCGGGGCTCGTCGACAGCCAGCACATCGGCGTGGCGACCTATCAGGCCGATCTGCTAGGCCGCGTCACCAAATACCCGCTGGGCGCGGCTACCGGTCGCAGCGATGTGATCGCCGCCGGCGCCGAGCATCCCTTCTATTACAGCCCGGCCGTCTATGAGGATGGCGCTGGCACCTACCTCGTCGCCGTGTCGGGCTCGGCCGCAGAGCAAGTCGAGCAGGCGGGCGTCGAGGGGAAGGTCTACGTGCTGAAGAACGACGCCGCCTTCCTTTCCTTCGCGCTCGCCGACATCTGCACGCAGTTCGGCGCGGCCGCGCCCAACTGCCCGAGCACGCGGGCGCGCCCGGTGGCGGCACCGCTGATGGTCAAGAACGATCCGGGCAACGCCCCGGCGCGGATGGAGATGTTCTTTGCGGTCTATGACCCGCCGCCCGACAATGAGCCCTGCGCCAGCGGCGTGTCGTATGTCTTTCGCTTCCATATCGACACCGGCGTCAACCCGCCGAATCGGCTGCTCTCGGTGCATAAGTACGACGGCCGCGCGGCCGGGCTGACAATCGTCGGCGGTGGTATCGACGTGGCGCTGGGGATCTCGGGCAGCGGAGCGCAACGCGCGACCGTGGTCAGCCTCGGTGGCCGACCGCTCGGCACGGGCAGCGTGCCTGGTCCGGCCGAGGTGATGGTCGGGAGCTGGAGAGAGGTGCCGTGA
- a CDS encoding pilus assembly PilX N-terminal domain-containing protein, with product MRGGVRRREAGEAGSALVLAVMITLLLVGLGLSAMWLGSQSAHVTGSMARRQEAMYAAEAGIERARAVLAASTAWDNLLGGTTGGSCGATLDDPTGKGNVLCDGATPMEHAMPAATQTAALAPVVSAARYTLFVRNDPAEAAQPGGRFDDTDRRVIVRSEGRGADGVSVVTIEAMLLVGGGGGPGSVPDYSQAGLNSGGSNSGQTTIAGP from the coding sequence ATGCGAGGGGGCGTTCGCAGGCGCGAGGCTGGCGAGGCGGGCTCGGCGCTCGTCTTGGCGGTGATGATTACGCTGCTGCTGGTGGGGCTCGGCCTCTCGGCGATGTGGCTCGGCTCGCAGAGCGCCCACGTCACCGGCAGCATGGCGCGGCGTCAGGAGGCGATGTACGCGGCAGAGGCGGGCATCGAGCGCGCGCGCGCGGTGCTCGCGGCCAGCACCGCGTGGGATAACCTGCTCGGCGGCACGACCGGCGGCAGCTGCGGCGCGACACTCGACGACCCCACGGGCAAGGGCAACGTCCTCTGCGACGGCGCCACGCCGATGGAGCACGCGATGCCCGCGGCCACGCAGACCGCGGCGCTGGCGCCGGTGGTCAGCGCCGCGCGCTATACCCTCTTCGTGCGCAACGATCCCGCGGAGGCCGCGCAGCCGGGCGGGCGCTTCGACGACACGGACCGGCGCGTGATCGTCCGCTCCGAGGGCCGCGGCGCCGACGGCGTCAGCGTCGTGACGATCGAGGCGATGCTCCTGGTCGGCGGCGGCGGTGGGCCCGGGTCCGTCCCCGACTACTCGCAGGCCGGGCTCAACTCCGGCGGCAGCAACAGCGGGCAGACCACGATCGCGGGCCCGTGA